In Paenibacillus sp. G2S3, a single window of DNA contains:
- a CDS encoding ABC transporter ATP-binding protein yields MTQNLLEVQGLKTEFKRGDGSITAVAGVDFVIKKGEVLGLVGESGCGKSVTSLSIMRLLKDTPGRISGGSVRFEGTDLTKVTDKEMRQIRGNEMAMIFQEPMTSLNPVLKIGLQLMEPIMLHLGYGRKKAREHAIHMLRLVGIPRAEELVDEYPHQLSGGMRQRVMIAMAMSCHPKLLIADEPTTALDVTIQAQILDLMKHLKEEQDMGMLLITHDLGVVAELCDRVVVMYAGRVVEEASVHELFARPQHPYTKGLIQSVPKLRQNVRRLDSIKGNVPDLSQMPAGCKFAPRCALVTERCLSQEPELLPVEGLERKSRCWLTQQENTEGGERL; encoded by the coding sequence ATGACTCAAAATTTGCTGGAAGTACAAGGGCTGAAAACGGAGTTCAAACGCGGCGATGGAAGTATAACGGCAGTTGCAGGTGTTGACTTTGTGATTAAGAAAGGTGAAGTGCTGGGTCTAGTTGGAGAATCCGGCTGTGGCAAAAGTGTTACCTCACTGTCGATAATGCGTCTCCTTAAGGATACGCCAGGCAGAATTTCAGGAGGTTCTGTTCGCTTCGAGGGAACAGATCTGACGAAGGTTACGGACAAAGAGATGCGCCAGATACGGGGAAATGAAATGGCGATGATTTTCCAGGAGCCGATGACTTCGCTAAATCCTGTGCTGAAGATTGGTTTACAATTGATGGAGCCGATCATGTTGCATTTGGGTTATGGCCGGAAGAAGGCTCGTGAACATGCCATTCATATGCTGCGGTTAGTGGGTATACCACGTGCGGAAGAATTGGTGGATGAATATCCGCATCAGCTCTCTGGTGGTATGAGGCAGCGTGTCATGATTGCGATGGCGATGTCTTGCCACCCGAAACTGCTGATTGCAGATGAACCGACAACGGCGCTTGATGTAACGATTCAAGCTCAAATCCTTGATCTAATGAAGCACCTGAAAGAAGAACAGGACATGGGAATGCTGCTCATTACCCACGACCTCGGTGTAGTAGCTGAACTATGCGACCGTGTAGTCGTTATGTATGCTGGTCGTGTAGTGGAGGAAGCTTCCGTTCATGAACTATTTGCTAGACCGCAGCATCCATATACGAAGGGATTAATTCAATCCGTTCCTAAGCTGCGTCAAAACGTACGTCGCTTGGATTCCATTAAAGGGAATGTACCTGACCTTTCACAAATGCCAGCAGGTTGTAAGTTTGCGCCACGCTGTGCTTTAGTCACGGAGCGTTGTCTCTCGCAGGAGCCAGAGTTACTTCCGGTTGAGGGGTTGGAGCGAAAGAGTCGTTGTTGGCTTACACAGCAGGAGAACACGGAAGGAGGGGAACGTTTGTGA
- a CDS encoding ABC transporter permease subunit: MSDNSAVMGTNSSIPGEVIAPEKTKGRAGVFFRKFSKQKMPLVAAFFIILLFLIAIFGPFLTPYNPDEPNYDALMQGPSAAHWAGTDEYGRDILSRLIDGTRLTLAVSLSSVLIAGVLGTILGLVSGYYGGWLDRIIMRGSDVLFSFPDLLLAIGIVAILGPGLSNVVIAVAVFGTPSFARIIRSVTLSAKETLFVEAARSMGAKNRRIIWRHIFPETVPSIIVNLSMKIGGAILAAASLSFLGMGAKPTEPDWGAMLSMGRDYLSIAPHIVYFPGLAIFLTVLAFNLVGDGLRDALDPKMKN; the protein is encoded by the coding sequence ATGAGCGACAATTCGGCGGTAATGGGAACTAATTCTTCTATACCCGGAGAGGTAATAGCCCCGGAGAAAACAAAAGGCCGCGCGGGCGTTTTTTTTCGCAAGTTCAGCAAACAAAAGATGCCCCTTGTGGCTGCATTTTTTATCATATTGCTTTTTTTAATTGCCATTTTCGGGCCATTTCTGACCCCTTATAATCCTGATGAACCGAACTATGATGCGCTAATGCAGGGTCCATCTGCCGCCCATTGGGCAGGAACGGATGAATATGGCCGTGATATTCTAAGTCGCTTAATTGATGGTACACGCTTGACTTTGGCGGTCAGTCTCAGTTCTGTATTAATTGCAGGTGTTCTTGGAACCATCCTTGGTCTTGTCAGTGGATATTATGGCGGTTGGCTGGATCGGATTATTATGCGTGGCAGTGACGTATTGTTCTCATTCCCTGATTTACTACTTGCCATTGGGATCGTCGCTATACTCGGACCTGGTTTATCCAACGTTGTGATTGCCGTTGCAGTCTTCGGTACGCCATCGTTCGCCCGCATTATTCGAAGCGTAACATTGTCTGCGAAGGAAACATTGTTTGTTGAAGCTGCCCGTTCAATGGGTGCAAAGAATCGCCGAATCATTTGGCGACATATTTTTCCTGAAACAGTCCCTAGTATTATCGTTAATCTATCCATGAAAATTGGCGGGGCAATCTTAGCCGCTGCATCACTGAGCTTTCTTGGAATGGGTGCGAAGCCAACGGAGCCCGATTGGGGGGCTATGTTAAGTATGGGACGCGATTATTTAAGTATTGCTCCGCATATTGTTTATTTTCCGGGTTTAGCTATATTTTTGACAGTACTTGCATTTAACCTGGTCGGGGACGGACTGCGCGATGCTCTTGATCCCAAAATGAAAAACTAA
- a CDS encoding ABC transporter permease subunit: MGRYALQRLLGVIPLLFIVSVLVFLFIHLIPGDPARLIAGKDATLEEIHGIQEQLGLNLPLWKQYINYMGDLLTGNLGNSIRSGIPVTDMLESRIMPTLWLTFLSMAWALVIGLLIGVISAVYRNKWPDHLGTLTAISGMSIPGFWLGLVLIQIFSVELGWFPTGGVDSWKSYILPSITLGMGIMSMLARYSRSSMLETLREDYIRTGRAKGLREYVVISRHALRNSLIQVVTVAGLQFGFLLGGSVMVETVFSIPGLGRLLVDSILFRDYTVIQALLLLFSTQFILINLIVDLLYGVLNPKIRFSQ; encoded by the coding sequence TTGGGTAGATATGCTTTACAAAGACTCCTCGGGGTTATTCCGCTGTTGTTCATTGTATCGGTGCTAGTCTTTTTGTTTATTCACTTAATTCCGGGCGATCCGGCCCGACTTATTGCGGGTAAGGACGCCACACTTGAAGAGATTCATGGCATTCAAGAGCAACTTGGTCTCAATCTACCCTTGTGGAAACAATACATAAACTACATGGGTGATCTGCTAACTGGTAATCTAGGTAATTCGATCCGTTCAGGGATTCCGGTTACCGATATGCTTGAAAGCAGAATCATGCCTACTTTATGGCTAACATTTCTAAGTATGGCTTGGGCGCTTGTTATTGGTCTTCTAATCGGTGTTATTTCAGCGGTTTATCGCAATAAATGGCCTGATCACTTAGGTACCTTGACAGCTATTTCGGGGATGTCAATTCCTGGGTTCTGGTTAGGTTTGGTACTGATTCAGATTTTCTCGGTTGAGCTTGGCTGGTTTCCAACCGGCGGCGTAGATTCCTGGAAGTCCTATATTCTTCCTTCCATTACACTTGGAATGGGAATTATGTCGATGCTGGCTCGTTACTCACGGTCATCGATGCTAGAAACGTTACGGGAGGATTATATCCGTACTGGACGTGCGAAAGGCTTACGCGAGTATGTTGTTATTAGCAGGCATGCGCTGCGCAATTCTCTTATACAGGTCGTTACTGTAGCTGGACTTCAATTTGGGTTCTTGCTTGGTGGCTCGGTAATGGTTGAGACAGTGTTCAGTATTCCTGGCCTTGGTAGACTGCTGGTGGATTCCATTTTGTTCCGGGATTATACAGTTATTCAAGCCTTGCTGCTGCTGTTTTCAACACAATTTATCCTTATCAATTTAATAGTAGATTTATTGTATGGCGTGCTCAATCCGAAAATCAGGTTTTCTCAGTAA
- a CDS encoding glutathione ABC transporter substrate-binding protein produces MKVKGKVWSMFMLLLITVVVTAGCGNKANNEGQGGNTAGGTETSTPTTKNDKDIVIAINSNFITLDPHNASDTHSISAARTMYEGLMGFDENMNVVPVLAASHSISEDGLVYTFNLQENVKFQDGTDFNAEAVKVNIARIQDEKNNLRLRKSFAKVAKVETPDAKTVVITLSEPYNAFLNKVAMAPIISPKALTENGADISKMPVGTGPFKFKEWVQGDRLVVEKNPDYWQKDLPKVDSITFRPVPENGSRIAMLKTGEADFIYPMPTEQVSEVEGLEGITVDTIDSTIVRYVTLNTMKKPFDDVKVRQAINYAINKEAYIKVVKSGLGAKLDSTMSSKTQYYSPQTGYDYDIEKAKQLLAEAGYPDGFETEIWGENESETMKGMQFIQQQLALVGIKVEVKSMEGGTLSDQINAAKTPEEAKIQMWYVSWSPSSGDADGATRGLFSSEMFPPAGSNTAYYKNENVDKWIAEANKAVDPEAAKSIYANIQKTVWEDAPWAFMGVDQIISGKRSNLEGVKVFPDGSINVLNAEVK; encoded by the coding sequence ATGAAAGTAAAAGGAAAAGTATGGTCAATGTTCATGCTGCTGCTTATTACAGTAGTAGTGACTGCAGGGTGCGGCAACAAAGCGAACAACGAGGGACAAGGCGGCAATACAGCTGGTGGAACGGAAACTAGCACCCCAACTACAAAAAATGATAAAGACATTGTAATTGCCATCAATTCTAACTTTATTACGCTGGACCCTCATAACGCAAGCGATACACATTCAATCAGCGCTGCTAGAACGATGTACGAAGGTCTAATGGGTTTTGATGAGAATATGAACGTAGTTCCTGTTCTTGCCGCAAGCCATTCCATAAGTGAAGACGGTTTGGTCTACACGTTCAACTTGCAAGAGAATGTTAAATTCCAAGACGGTACTGACTTTAATGCTGAAGCGGTTAAAGTAAACATCGCCCGTATTCAAGATGAGAAGAACAATCTGAGACTGCGCAAAAGCTTCGCAAAGGTAGCCAAAGTGGAGACTCCTGATGCAAAAACCGTTGTTATTACACTCAGCGAGCCATACAACGCATTTTTAAATAAGGTTGCAATGGCGCCGATCATTAGCCCGAAAGCTCTGACAGAAAACGGTGCCGATATTTCAAAAATGCCTGTAGGTACTGGCCCATTTAAGTTCAAAGAGTGGGTACAAGGCGATCGTCTTGTTGTTGAGAAGAATCCGGATTACTGGCAAAAGGACTTGCCGAAAGTGGATAGTATAACCTTTAGACCTGTACCAGAGAATGGCTCACGGATTGCGATGCTAAAAACTGGTGAGGCGGATTTCATTTATCCAATGCCAACCGAGCAAGTATCCGAGGTTGAAGGTCTTGAAGGAATTACTGTGGATACGATCGATTCAACCATTGTTCGTTATGTAACTTTGAATACGATGAAAAAGCCTTTCGATGATGTAAAGGTACGTCAAGCCATTAACTATGCGATCAACAAAGAAGCGTATATCAAGGTTGTGAAATCGGGTCTTGGCGCTAAGCTAGATTCCACGATGTCTTCCAAAACACAATATTATTCCCCACAAACAGGTTATGACTATGACATTGAAAAAGCTAAACAATTGCTTGCTGAAGCGGGATATCCTGACGGATTCGAAACCGAAATTTGGGGAGAAAACGAATCTGAAACCATGAAGGGTATGCAATTTATTCAACAACAGCTAGCGCTTGTAGGCATCAAGGTAGAAGTGAAGTCTATGGAAGGCGGTACGTTGTCCGACCAAATTAACGCTGCTAAAACACCTGAAGAAGCAAAAATTCAAATGTGGTATGTCAGCTGGTCTCCATCCTCCGGTGATGCAGATGGTGCTACTAGAGGTTTGTTCAGTAGTGAAATGTTCCCTCCTGCTGGCTCGAATACAGCATATTACAAAAATGAAAATGTAGACAAATGGATCGCTGAGGCGAACAAAGCTGTTGATCCTGAAGCGGCTAAATCCATTTATGCTAACATTCAAAAAACAGTATGGGAAGATGCTCCGTGGGCATTCATGGGCGTTGACCAAATCATCTCTGGCAAAAGATCGAATCTGGAAGGTGTGAAAGTCTTCCCGGATGGTTCCATTAATGTTCTCAATGCAGAAGTAAAATAA
- a CDS encoding asparaginase — MGFTTLVEEYRGGLLENVHYGAVSVVDEKGNILYKVGNPEHMTYLRSAAKPFQALPVMKRRIDEVYGLTSKEASLFTASHRGEAFHIEALESLFQKMGLKEEGLHCCSTYPLNEEAKAERHRANEPTRKIFHNCSGKHAGLMGLSKYMGWDIDTYYDPNHPVQQEILEIMAYIAEVPKESIPQGIDGCGLPIFALPLHKIAYSYLKLACPDLIEDIEIRNAAAATAKLMNDNPVMIADTKFVCSELLKDDNLTAKGGAKGVYGIGLRKERIGISLKVSDGSEQVWPCIIASILERLGYSNQDTIDRLYALVPNTIVNDGGTVVGERRAVFQWEV; from the coding sequence ATGGGATTTACAACATTAGTAGAAGAATATCGCGGTGGCTTACTGGAGAATGTGCATTACGGTGCAGTTAGCGTAGTCGATGAGAAAGGTAACATTTTGTACAAAGTAGGTAATCCGGAGCATATGACCTATCTTCGGTCAGCCGCTAAGCCGTTCCAAGCTTTACCGGTTATGAAGCGACGGATCGACGAAGTGTATGGTTTGACAAGTAAGGAAGCCTCACTCTTTACTGCTTCGCATCGCGGAGAGGCCTTCCACATTGAAGCACTTGAATCTCTTTTTCAAAAAATGGGATTAAAAGAAGAGGGACTTCATTGTTGTTCTACATACCCACTGAATGAGGAAGCCAAAGCGGAGCGTCATCGGGCGAATGAGCCTACTCGCAAAATCTTTCATAATTGCTCAGGTAAGCATGCAGGGTTAATGGGCCTTAGCAAATATATGGGTTGGGATATAGATACTTATTATGATCCTAACCATCCTGTACAACAGGAGATCCTTGAGATCATGGCCTATATTGCTGAGGTACCGAAGGAATCCATTCCTCAAGGGATTGATGGATGTGGTCTTCCTATCTTCGCACTCCCTCTTCATAAAATCGCTTATTCATATTTAAAGCTGGCCTGTCCTGATTTGATTGAGGATATTGAAATACGCAACGCAGCTGCAGCGACTGCAAAGCTTATGAATGATAATCCGGTGATGATTGCAGATACAAAATTCGTCTGCTCAGAGCTTCTAAAGGATGATAATCTGACGGCAAAGGGTGGCGCTAAAGGTGTATACGGTATCGGGCTCCGAAAGGAACGAATCGGTATCTCGCTAAAAGTATCCGATGGCTCTGAGCAAGTCTGGCCTTGTATCATCGCATCGATTCTGGAACGTTTAGGCTATAGCAATCAAGATACAATTGATCGTTTATATGCACTTGTGCCGAACACTATTGTTAATGATGGCGGTACTGTTGTAGGCGAACGCCGTGCTGTATTCCAATGGGAAGTCTGA
- a CDS encoding ROK family transcriptional regulator has protein sequence MKKHDQDFMKRQNRLTVFEIIKNQQPISRASIAKQTGMSPTTVSRIVGELTEQGFLLDSDQVSSGLGRKSTLLAMVDASVLSVGVELDRSLMIVGIVDLQGKLLCSRQYPRTPDESPNKTLERINEAIEHLTQQHVIDRTRIVGIGVGLPGIVNNEEGIVVFSVQLGWKNVPLAKRLKELTGFEIAVDNELKVRALAEHLKGAAVGSIRTALLGFGQGVGSAMILEGEIYRGVMNSAGEIGHTTVDPNGMMCECGKAGCLQTYINISSLLSEANRIRPIRTIEELFEAKDAGEHWAVHLIERALMYMAITINNVVCMYNPDSVILSGELVDKFPDVYEEVEKLYLSRFTWEPLRGSFSIHRSMLNENGVIIGSGLLSQNRFFALD, from the coding sequence GTGAAAAAGCACGATCAGGATTTTATGAAGCGACAAAACCGATTAACGGTCTTCGAAATCATTAAAAATCAACAACCGATTTCTCGGGCTTCCATCGCCAAACAAACGGGTATGAGTCCTACGACAGTAAGTCGAATTGTTGGGGAATTAACTGAACAAGGATTTCTACTCGACTCGGATCAGGTATCGTCAGGATTAGGTCGAAAATCAACGTTGCTAGCTATGGTTGACGCTTCTGTGTTGTCAGTTGGGGTTGAATTGGATCGTAGTCTTATGATTGTAGGGATCGTAGATTTGCAAGGCAAGCTTCTCTGCAGCAGGCAATACCCGCGTACACCGGATGAGAGTCCTAACAAGACGCTGGAACGAATTAATGAAGCGATTGAACATCTGACGCAGCAGCATGTGATTGACAGAACACGTATCGTCGGGATTGGCGTTGGACTTCCTGGCATTGTAAATAACGAAGAAGGTATCGTCGTCTTCTCGGTTCAGCTTGGATGGAAGAATGTACCCTTAGCTAAACGCCTAAAGGAACTAACCGGTTTTGAAATTGCTGTAGATAATGAGCTAAAAGTAAGAGCTCTTGCAGAACACCTTAAAGGTGCTGCAGTTGGTTCCATCCGTACCGCACTGTTGGGCTTCGGTCAAGGTGTTGGATCGGCGATGATCCTCGAGGGAGAGATTTATCGCGGGGTGATGAACAGTGCTGGTGAAATTGGGCATACGACAGTGGATCCTAACGGAATGATGTGCGAGTGCGGGAAAGCGGGTTGCTTACAGACCTATATAAATATTAGCTCATTGTTGTCAGAAGCCAATCGGATTCGTCCGATTCGCACGATCGAGGAGTTATTTGAAGCAAAGGATGCAGGAGAGCATTGGGCGGTTCATTTGATCGAACGTGCACTCATGTATATGGCGATTACGATCAACAATGTCGTATGCATGTATAACCCGGATAGTGTGATCTTGAGTGGAGAACTCGTGGACAAATTCCCAGACGTTTATGAAGAAGTCGAGAAGCTCTATCTCTCACGCTTCACTTGGGAACCCCTTCGCGGGTCTTTCTCCATTCATCGTTCGATGTTGAATGAGAACGGTGTAATTATCGGATCGGGCCTACTATCGCAGAATCGTTTTTTCGCATTGGATTAA
- a CDS encoding MgtC/SapB family protein yields MELEYLLRVVGAGICGALVGFERKSRMKEAGVRTHFIVALGAALMMIISKYGFQDQADWSYVKLDPARIAAQVVSGVGFLGAGMIFMQRHTVKGLTTAAGIWATAGLGLAIGSGLYILGGGATIIILLGQKILHGRYSWLASPKTQQIVICLSNTEGAVSRIQGLLEEKNITILSFHAENNSVTSELNLEIIVRFPEAFNSVNLLSLIQEDASVKAVEFQ; encoded by the coding sequence ATGGAGTTAGAATATTTGCTTCGTGTAGTTGGCGCTGGAATTTGTGGTGCGTTAGTTGGATTTGAACGAAAAAGTCGGATGAAAGAAGCGGGAGTTAGGACGCATTTTATTGTAGCTTTAGGTGCTGCACTTATGATGATCATCTCAAAATATGGATTTCAGGATCAAGCTGATTGGTCCTATGTTAAACTTGATCCCGCACGTATAGCTGCTCAGGTAGTAAGTGGAGTAGGATTTCTTGGCGCAGGAATGATTTTCATGCAGAGACACACCGTGAAGGGCCTGACAACTGCAGCGGGGATTTGGGCAACGGCGGGGCTAGGGCTAGCGATTGGATCAGGACTTTATATTCTTGGAGGAGGAGCAACGATTATTATCTTACTTGGGCAAAAGATTTTGCATGGCCGATATAGTTGGTTGGCCTCACCGAAAACCCAACAGATTGTGATCTGTCTGTCTAACACAGAAGGAGCCGTGAGTAGAATTCAAGGGCTACTAGAAGAAAAAAACATTACCATTCTAAGTTTTCATGCTGAAAATAATAGCGTTACCTCCGAATTGAATTTAGAAATTATCGTACGATTTCCTGAAGCATTTAATTCTGTGAATTTGTTATCTCTAATACAAGAAGACGCATCTGTTAAGGCAGTGGAGTTTCAATAA
- a CDS encoding nitronate monooxygenase, whose product MKLPTIQFGHIKSKVPVIQGGMGVGISLSRLAAAVANAGGIGTISGTGITTDELRMHIRKTRELSKGIGYIGVNVLFAMKDFAEKMKVALEEKADFIISGAGISRDIYAWGKEYGTPVVSIVSSAKLARISERLGASAVVVEGFEAGGHLGTERSMFDILPEVVEAVSIPVIAAGGILTGNDIAKALRIGASGVQMGTRFVASHECDAPLSFKQKYVDAQQGDTILIKSTVGLDGRAIRNEFTDRISDDAKLKIAKCSNCLKVCSHRFCTMESLLTSLRGDVKNGLVFAGSRVHEIKEILSVQQIIDNLMYEYQGALSPVT is encoded by the coding sequence ATGAAACTGCCAACAATCCAATTTGGGCATATTAAATCCAAGGTTCCTGTAATTCAAGGAGGTATGGGTGTAGGCATATCCTTAAGTAGATTAGCCGCTGCTGTAGCCAACGCAGGCGGGATTGGCACCATTTCCGGTACTGGAATCACCACTGATGAACTGAGAATGCACATTCGCAAAACAAGAGAGCTCTCTAAAGGGATTGGATATATCGGTGTGAATGTACTATTCGCAATGAAGGATTTTGCCGAGAAAATGAAGGTTGCTTTGGAAGAAAAAGCGGACTTTATTATCTCTGGAGCCGGAATTTCCAGAGATATTTATGCTTGGGGTAAAGAGTACGGCACCCCTGTGGTGTCTATTGTTTCCTCCGCCAAATTAGCCAGAATATCTGAAAGACTTGGTGCCTCTGCAGTCGTTGTGGAAGGATTTGAAGCTGGGGGCCATTTGGGTACAGAGAGATCTATGTTTGATATCCTTCCTGAAGTGGTAGAAGCCGTTTCAATTCCAGTTATTGCTGCTGGTGGGATTTTAACAGGAAATGATATTGCAAAAGCCCTTCGGATTGGCGCTTCTGGTGTTCAGATGGGTACCCGTTTCGTGGCGAGTCATGAATGTGATGCTCCTTTGTCCTTTAAGCAAAAGTATGTAGATGCTCAGCAAGGTGATACGATTCTGATTAAATCTACAGTGGGGCTAGATGGCAGAGCGATTCGCAATGAATTCACAGATCGTATTAGTGATGATGCCAAATTAAAAATAGCCAAATGCTCTAATTGTCTAAAGGTTTGTTCGCATCGCTTCTGTACCATGGAATCCCTGCTAACTTCCCTTAGAGGAGATGTTAAGAACGGGTTGGTTTTTGCAGGGTCCAGAGTTCATGAGATTAAAGAGATATTGTCCGTACAGCAGATTATCGATAATTTAATGTATGAGTATCAAGGGGCATTGAGCCCGGTAACTTAA
- a CDS encoding DUF2871 domain-containing protein: protein MKKLYYTSFFYAILGLIAGVAYREITKMNDFEGNTILVALHTHILVLGFFFFIIALILAKLFNIHEAKSFGAWYIVYNIGLLITIGTMATRGMLQINGTDISFLPHIAGLGHAIVGAGIIWLLILLGKRIKS, encoded by the coding sequence ATGAAAAAACTGTATTACACGTCTTTTTTCTATGCCATTCTTGGTTTGATAGCAGGTGTCGCTTATCGGGAAATTACCAAAATGAATGATTTCGAAGGAAACACCATCTTAGTAGCACTTCATACTCATATTCTTGTACTGGGCTTCTTCTTCTTTATTATCGCATTGATCTTAGCCAAGTTATTTAATATCCACGAGGCTAAATCCTTTGGCGCATGGTACATTGTATATAACATTGGTCTCTTGATCACGATCGGTACTATGGCCACTCGTGGGATGCTGCAAATTAACGGGACTGACATCAGCTTCTTACCACATATTGCGGGTCTTGGTCATGCCATAGTAGGTGCTGGTATCATATGGCTACTAATTTTACTAGGTAAACGAATTAAATCATAG